One window of the Alligator mississippiensis isolate rAllMis1 chromosome 5, rAllMis1, whole genome shotgun sequence genome contains the following:
- the LOC132250815 gene encoding syncytin-1-like produces MALISLYITLGYLSITQGGWEKNLYLQISHAVAQAGNKSDCWICSHGPAHLHQGIPMIGVPISLQQWGTINGGFVRLYSLAAHRSAPKEWRATPANWIISPRVEAPFCYRSNNTGAYNKATPVGHYPHCLTTLDYSPSSTSGILLGNVPSLNCTGFMVYNFSKEPHVALIANRSKFYIHSNFTSCNISRSSRIAAERGPSYTMHINRKCRTGHNNCRDLSTLSAPGLYWLCGNRAHKILPWNWVGACTLGRVIPGFEMHSAIYLEQVKNFNHHMKRAVNPLATRNTGFHRFVRTFIPWLGVRELELAIINISATMEAMGNATADAIQALQKEISQISQVTIQHCIALDYLLVSQGGVCALVNSTCCVYVNQDMRIETDIRKIRNQLRVLHQVASENTDWGLEEMWSWLTSWLPDFGALGKKILYGILFVLIVLIMFYVLMQLILCCVKASRRSFSKARKPTAESRIMVLQKCEQIERKHERLHDEIEGLMRMEI; encoded by the coding sequence atggcactgatatccttatatatcacacttgggtatctcagtatcacccaaggggggtgggagaaaaatttgtatttgcagatctcccatgcggtggctcaagctggaaataaaagtgactgctggatatgctctcacggcccagcacacctacaccaaggaatcccaatgatcggagtaccaatatccctccagcaatggggaacaataaacggtgGCTTTGTTAgactctactcgttagctgcccatcggtccgctcctaaagaatggagggccacccctgctaactggataatctccccaagagtagaggcgcctttctgttacagatccaacaacaccggagcttataataaagccacacctgtaggacactaccctcattgcctaactactctagattatagccctagtagcaccagtggaatcctgttgggtaacgtaccctctctcaattgtacaggattcatggtctacaacttttctaaggaacctcatgttgctctcattgcaaacagatcaaaattttacattcactccaattttacttcttgtaatatatctcggtccagcaggatagcagctgaacgtggaccgtcctatacgatgcatatcaatcgaaagtgccggacagggcacaacaactgtcgagatttgagtaccctttctgccccaggcctttactggctctgcggaaacagggctcataaaatcttgccctggaattgggtgggggcatgcactcttggacgtgttatccctggtttcgaaatgcatagtgcaatatatctggaacaagtaaaaaatttcaaccatcacatgaaaagggcggttaaccccttagctaccagaaacacagggttccatcgatttgtgagaaccttcataccgtggcttggagtaagagaattggaactagccataattaacatttcagccacaatggaagctatgggaaatgccactgcggatgcaattcaggctctgcaaaaagagatctcccagatctcacaagtaactatacaacactgcatagccctagattacctattggtatcccagggaggagtatgtgccttagtaaactccacctgttgtgtctatgtcaatcaggacatgcgaatcgaaactgacattcgcaaaatccgaaatcagttaagggtcctacatcaagtggcctcagaaaatactgactggggtctagaagaaatgtggtcttggctaacctcctggctcccagatttcggggcccttggcaagaaaatcctgtatggaatattgtttgtcttgatagttctgataatgttctatgtcttaatgcaactgatcctctgctgcgtgaaagccagcaggagaagctttagcaaggcaagaaaacccacagcagagtctagaataatggtgttacaaaagtgtgagcagattgaaagaaaacatgaaaggctgcatgatgaaatagaggggctcatgagaatggaaatttaa